In the genome of Candidatus Eisenbacteria bacterium, the window GAGCTTCGAATCAATCTCCTCGCCGCTCTCGAGCACCACCCCGGAGACGGCGTCCTCCCGCACGCGGACGCCGGCGACGGGTGCGCCCGCGCGAACGGTGACGCCCTCCGCCCGCGCGGCCTTTTCCGCTGCTTCGGTGAACGCAGCCGGCCCCGCGCGCCAGGGAACGCGACCACGCACCGAGCCGGCCGGCGCACCAACCAGGTGGTGGAGCAGGACGAAGCCGGTGGCACCCGAGCGCGGCCCCTGCTGGAGGTCCTGCACTCCCCCCGCCGCCACGGCGGCCTTGAGGGGCGCGCACTCGAACCAATCGTCGAGTATTTCCCAGACCGACATCGGAAGCGTGCGGAGGAATTCGACCATATCCACGCGTCCCAGCGCCCGGAACCTACGGCCGATCCCGAGAAGCGGAAGGATCTCGCCCAGCGACCGCGCGTCGATGTCGGGCGCTGGGGTTTGGTAGAGGACCTCGAGGAACCCCGCCAGCTTTCTCAGGCGGGCTGTGAACGCGGGCCACTTCGAGGCATCCCTCCCGGAGTGGGCCCGGATCGCGTCCGCGGCCCGGACCGCATTCCGCGAAAGGGTGAGGGCTCTGCCCGGTTCGAGGACCACCGACACCGGGGAGTCCAGGGCGGCTCGTGCCAGCGTGCGGAGACCCAGCGTCCGGGCGACGACCGGGGGCACCCAGCCTGGATCCAGGCCGAGCGGAGCCGCGCGGAACCCGGGAGCGAATTCGACCAGCCGGCCCTGACCTCCGGGCGTTTCGTTGCGTTCGAGCAGCAGGACCTTGAGCCCGGCTCGTCCGAGCGAGGTCGCGGCCACGAGCCCGTTCGCGCCGGCGCCGATGACGACCGCTTCGAACCCGCGCATCGTCATCGCGAGTCCCTCAAAATCTCGAGGGCGGCCAACCGTCCCGAGGCGCCCATGATCCCGCCTCCAGGGTGCGTCCCGGCTCCGCATTGCCAGTAGCCCCGGATGGGGGTCCGGTATTTCGCCCATGCCGGAACAGGCCGGAGAAAGAAGAGCTGCTGCAGCGCGAGCTCGCCCTGGAAAATGTTCCCCTCGGAGAGCCCGGTGATGCGCTCGATGTCGGCCGGCGTCAGCACCTGCCGGTGGAGGATGAGCGATTCGATGTTGGGCGCATAGCGCGCCAGCGTCCGCACCACGGCGTCGCCAAACGCCTCGCGCCTGGCGTCGGTCCAGCCCCCGTTGAGATGGTAGGGAGCGTACTGGACGAAGATGCTCATGACGTGCTTCCCGGGCGGCGCCATGCCTGGATCGATCATGGACGGGATCACGATGTCCAGGTAGGGATGCCGGGAGAACTCGCCGTATTTTGCGTCGTCGTACGCCCGCTCCAGATACTCAACGCTCGGGCTGATGGAAACGGCCCCTCGCAGGTGGCGGCCGGGGCCCGGCAGGCACGTGAAGTCGGGCAGCCCCGCGAGGGCGAGGTTCACCTTCCCCGACGAACCTCGGAACTTGTATCGACGCACGCCCTCGAGGAGCTCGGCGGGTAGCGTCTCGGCGTCGACCAGCCGGGTGAACGTGAGGCGCGGGTCCAGCCCCGAAACGACCAGGTTGGCGGCGATCTCTTCCCCGCTTGCGAGAGCCACCCCCACGGCCTGACCGCCGCGCACGAGCACGCGCTCGACGGCCGCGTCGGTGCGAATCTCGGCCCCCGACGCGCGTGCCGCGCCGGCGATCGCGTCGCTGATCCCCCCGGTTCCCCCTTTCTGGAACCCCCACGCCCGGAAGGCACCATCGATCTCCCCCATGTAATGGTGGAGCAGGACGTAGGCCGAGCCGGGCGAGCGCGGACCGAGAAACGTCCCGATGATTCCGCTGGCGGACTTGGTGGCCTTGAGAGGTCCAAACTCGAACCACTCGTCGAGGTAGTCCGCGCTGCTCATGGTCATGAGCTTGTGGAGCGCGTGGAACCGCTCGGCGCCGAGCGAGCGGAAATGTCTTCCCAGCCGGAGCAGGCCTCGTAGATCCGACGGCGAAAGCGACGCCGGGTCGGGCGGAACCATGCCGATGATCGGTTTCACGGCCATGGCCATGTGATGCATCAGTCGTCCGAAGAGCGCCATGGCGTCCGCGTCGCGCGGCGAGTGGCGGCGGAGCTCGCGGCGCGCTTCGTCCGGATCCGCCCACGACCCCAGATAATCGCCGTCGTCGAGCGGGGTGATCGTGCTCTCCAGGGGCAAGATCTGGAGCCCGTGCCGCGGGAGATCGAGATCTCGGATGATCTCCGGACGCAAGAGACTCACGACGTACGAAAAGACCGAGAACTTGAACCCCGGGAAGACCTCCTCGGTCACGGCGGCGCCGCCCACGATCGGGCGCCTCTCGAGCACGAGGGTCTTTCTGCCCGCGCGCGCGAGATACGCGGCCGCCACGAGTCCGTTGTGTCCGCCGCCGATCAGGATGGCGTCGTATCGCCGGACGCTCATGCCTTCTTGCGCTCGGGCTCGAAAAAGGGAAGCTTGCGCACCACGGCGTCGGCCGTCTTCCTCTGGTGCTCCACCGTGATCTCCAGCTCGACCCGGGTGCCGGGCTCGAAATGGGGCGCCCTCAGGTGCGCGAGCGCGAGCGATTTCTTGAGGAGCGGCGACCAGCACCCGCTGGTCGCATAGCCGACCTGGCGGCCTGCCCGATACACGGGGGCGCTGGCCCGCCAGGCGATGCCGGAGAGCTGCGGCGGAAGGTGATGCGCGCGGAACAGGCGCTCGAAGGAATCCCACTCGACCTCGAGGCCCACGAACCCCCATGCGGCGCCTCGGGCCCGTTCCGCCGCGAGCGCCCGCCGGCCGTTGAACGGCCCCTTCGTGGAGCTGACCGCCCAGCCGAGGTTGATCTCGTAGGGCGAGGACTTGCGCGACTCGATCAGCGCGTGATGGGCGGAGAAATAGTCCACGTCGAGCATGATGAGGCCCGCCTCGATGCGGGCGATGTCCATCGCCCAGACCCCCGCCGGCGTGATCCCGTAATGCGTCCCCGCTTGGATGAGGCTGTCCCACAACGCTTCGGCCCGCGGAGCCTCAACCCAGATCTCGTATCCCAGATCTCCGGTGTATCCGGTGCGAGAGACCGTCACGGGAACACCGCCAACCGTGGTCTCGACGAGGCGAAAGTACTTGAGCCTGGCAAAGTCCGCCGGAGACGCCTCGTTCAGGATTGCCAGAGAGAGGGGCCCCTGGAGGGCGAGCGCTCCGACCCGCTCGGAGACATCGTCGATTTGTACCTTCATCCCGACCGCGTTCATGTAGAGCCAGCGCAGCGATGAGTCCGCGCTGGTGAGGCGGTAGGCGGCCTCGGCGAGCCGGCTCACCGTTCCGTCGTCGATGACCTTCCCCGCCGCGTCGCACCACGGCGTGTAGTAGACCTGCCCCACCGCACACCTGGCCATGTCCCGGGTGATCATCCGGTCGAGAAGCCGGCCGGCATCCGCTCCCGTCAGCATGTACTTGTGGAGGGGCGAGACGTCGATCAAGGCCGCCGCGTTCCGGATCGCCGCGTACTCGCGGTCCGGGTGCGGGTCGTATGCGCTCGCCATCTGGTAGCCCGACCAACGACGCCACGTTTGGGCGCGCACCAACGGGGCCGTGCGGGAATGGAAGGGGGTGGTTTTCAGCATAAGGAGGCAGAGTCTAGGCGCCACGTAGGAATCTGGCAACGTGGCATCTCCCGCCTCTCAAGCTGGCGGCGCGGCCTCTTTTACTTGAGAAGAGTCATCCGCCGGATCATCTCGTGGCCGGCCCACTCCAAGCGAAGGAAGTAGGTTCCTGATGAGACGGAACGTCCGGTGGCATCACGCCCCTCCCAGGTGACGTCGTGCCAGCCCGCGGGCGTGACACCGTTGACCAGCATCGCGACAAGCCGTCCGTCGACGCCGTAGATACCGAGCCGGATGTCTTGTTCCACGGGAAGGTCGAATGAAATGGTCGTCGCCGGGTTGAACGGATTCGGATGATTCTGCTCCAGCGCAAGGGCGGGCAACGCCGCGCCGACTCCGGCTGGTTGGGCGCTGTGCTTACTGATCCGGACGGTGGTCGTTGCGCGTCCCGAAAGGCCGTTGGCAGCTGTGAAAACGATATCGTAGTGTTTCGCGGTGGCCTTATTCGCCGTCCAACTGAGAACGCCGGACGTGTTCGTGGAGTCCGTCACGAAGGAAGCGTTGTTGCCGGGAGGCAGTTTGGAGAGATCCGCCGTGAGAGAGGCGATGGGGTCCCCGTCCGGGTCTTGGGCCGTCACCCTGATCGTCAGCACGGCGCCCTGCCTGACGGAAACGTCGCTCGGCGCCTGCACGACAGGCGCACGATCCACGTTGGAGACCGCGATGCTGGTCGTCGCCGATCCCGACAACGCGTTCGAGGCGGTAAAGGTCACCGAGTAGGAACCGGCGTCCTGAAATCCAGGGGTCCATCTCAGCGTCCCGGAGGTGTTCCCGGTCGCCTTTGTGAACGTGGCCAGATTGCCGGCTGGAAGGCCGGAGAGGTCGGCCGTCAGGGAGCTGATGGAATCCCCGTCCGGATCCGAGGCGGACACAACCACGGTCAGCTGGGACCCCTCGAATCCCGAGACGGCGGTCGGCGCGGTGACCGACGGCGGGCGATCCACCCGGGTGACGGTGACCGTCGCTGTCGCGGAGCCGGTGCCCCCCGCATTGTCCACCACCGTGACCTTCACGCGCCACGTACCCCCCTGGAACGTGTGCGTGGCAACGGCCTGCTCCTGAGGGCCCACCACCCATCCGTCGCCGAAATCGAAGGTATAGGAAGAGATCGTGCCGTCCGGGTCGCTCGAGCCGCTGGCATCGGCCGTGACGGAGAGCGGTGCAACGCCCGTCGATGGAGTGACCGACAAGGATGCCACCGGAGGAATATCGTTCGAGGCAAACTCCAGCGCGCCGCGGTCGGAATAGCTGATCGGCCCCAACCCTGTGTTCGGCGTGGACGGGTCGTCAAAGCGGGGATTCCCCTCGGCATCCGTCGAGGGCCACCGGGACGGCGACGAGTTTCCAGAATCGATCGCGGGCGAGCCCGGCGACAGGTGGAAGTTGCCCCCAGCCGGATCGATGAACCGCGGATCCGCTTGGATCGAGCGCCTGTCCTGCCCGCTCGCCGCCGAGTAGGCCGCGACCGTCGGATAGACGGTGGAGATGTATTTGACCGGAGCCTGGGCCGTGCTGTTCCAGAAGATGTTGTCATCTGAGACCAATCCCGGCGCGGACCCCGAATCCACCCAGAGATCGAACTC includes:
- a CDS encoding NAD(P)/FAD-dependent oxidoreductase, producing the protein MRSRDAPWRRDHGRLGTVGRPRDFEGLAMTMRGFEAVVIGAGANGLVAATSLGRAGLKVLLLERNETPGGQGRLVEFAPGFRAAPLGLDPGWVPPVVARTLGLRTLARAALDSPVSVVLEPGRALTLSRNAVRAADAIRAHSGRDASKWPAFTARLRKLAGFLEVLYQTPAPDIDARSLGEILPLLGIGRRFRALGRVDMVEFLRTLPMSVWEILDDWFECAPLKAAVAAGGVQDLQQGPRSGATGFVLLHHLVGAPAGSVRGRVPWRAGPAAFTEAAEKAARAEGVTVRAGAPVAGVRVREDAVSGVVLESGEEIDSKLVLSTASPARTFLEWVDPVWLDPEFLHAVRNIRYRGCTALVLYALEALPELGGLSPRDALEGVVTLTPSLESLERASDAA
- a CDS encoding NAD(P)/FAD-dependent oxidoreductase; this encodes MSVRRYDAILIGGGHNGLVAAAYLARAGRKTLVLERRPIVGGAAVTEEVFPGFKFSVFSYVVSLLRPEIIRDLDLPRHGLQILPLESTITPLDDGDYLGSWADPDEARRELRRHSPRDADAMALFGRLMHHMAMAVKPIIGMVPPDPASLSPSDLRGLLRLGRHFRSLGAERFHALHKLMTMSSADYLDEWFEFGPLKATKSASGIIGTFLGPRSPGSAYVLLHHYMGEIDGAFRAWGFQKGGTGGISDAIAGAARASGAEIRTDAAVERVLVRGGQAVGVALASGEEIAANLVVSGLDPRLTFTRLVDAETLPAELLEGVRRYKFRGSSGKVNLALAGLPDFTCLPGPGRHLRGAVSISPSVEYLERAYDDAKYGEFSRHPYLDIVIPSMIDPGMAPPGKHVMSIFVQYAPYHLNGGWTDARREAFGDAVVRTLARYAPNIESLILHRQVLTPADIERITGLSEGNIFQGELALQQLFFLRPVPAWAKYRTPIRGYWQCGAGTHPGGGIMGASGRLAALEILRDSR
- a CDS encoding aminomethyl transferase family protein translates to MLKTTPFHSRTAPLVRAQTWRRWSGYQMASAYDPHPDREYAAIRNAAALIDVSPLHKYMLTGADAGRLLDRMITRDMARCAVGQVYYTPWCDAAGKVIDDGTVSRLAEAAYRLTSADSSLRWLYMNAVGMKVQIDDVSERVGALALQGPLSLAILNEASPADFARLKYFRLVETTVGGVPVTVSRTGYTGDLGYEIWVEAPRAEALWDSLIQAGTHYGITPAGVWAMDIARIEAGLIMLDVDYFSAHHALIESRKSSPYEINLGWAVSSTKGPFNGRRALAAERARGAAWGFVGLEVEWDSFERLFRAHHLPPQLSGIAWRASAPVYRAGRQVGYATSGCWSPLLKKSLALAHLRAPHFEPGTRVELEITVEHQRKTADAVVRKLPFFEPERKKA
- a CDS encoding PKD domain-containing protein, whose translation is MMRRNVASGLRATGLVVFFFLLSLGLVTGAWAAGTYYVDSTSPACSNSGPGTQANPYCTISAALAAHNGPGTTIVVQPGVYPEEVTVPSSGVSGNAFVIQAAGPGAVVDGSDDFSSTARWTPYSGNVWLASSVSWSPKQVFADGLRLAASTAAPASLPPRTYVWVSGQGLYVNAGGGNPGTHQAHVGHRNFGIYLPGRSWVTIDGFSVTRTEDKAVFANTGSNNTTISHNTVTFANRYGIQVTGSSGVLVASNVTSDNNFHGIGVTSGVSGSTFENNDSYRNAYPPARQANGIYVRGSSGNTFQGNRLHDNQDTGLDFGSSSNNNICIQNRSWKNGDHGFDELLSTGTVHLGDVAWGNYKDGFSVEGGSASTTFRNCIGVDNGLTTNEFDLWVDSGSAPGLVSDDNIFWNSTAQAPVKYISTVYPTVAAYSAASGQDRRSIQADPRFIDPAGGNFHLSPGSPAIDSGNSSPSRWPSTDAEGNPRFDDPSTPNTGLGPISYSDRGALEFASNDIPPVASLSVTPSTGVAPLSVTADASGSSDPDGTISSYTFDFGDGWVVGPQEQAVATHTFQGGTWRVKVTVVDNAGGTGSATATVTVTRVDRPPSVTAPTAVSGFEGSQLTVVVSASDPDGDSISSLTADLSGLPAGNLATFTKATGNTSGTLRWTPGFQDAGSYSVTFTASNALSGSATTSIAVSNVDRAPVVQAPSDVSVRQGAVLTIRVTAQDPDGDPIASLTADLSKLPPGNNASFVTDSTNTSGVLSWTANKATAKHYDIVFTAANGLSGRATTTVRISKHSAQPAGVGAALPALALEQNHPNPFNPATTISFDLPVEQDIRLGIYGVDGRLVAMLVNGVTPAGWHDVTWEGRDATGRSVSSGTYFLRLEWAGHEMIRRMTLLK